One stretch of Prunus persica cultivar Lovell chromosome G1, Prunus_persica_NCBIv2, whole genome shotgun sequence DNA includes these proteins:
- the LOC18792448 gene encoding membrane-associated 30 kDa protein, chloroplastic has protein sequence MATKLQIFTGFPMASTPASSFQASSSSSYSLAMVRKPLTTSFFNGGVGALKVEVIRVAPSNRPHYSRQRGGALGARMNLFDRFARVVKSYANALISTFEDPEKILEQAVLEMNDDLTKMRQATAQVLASQKRLENKYKAAEQASEDWYRKAQLALQKGEEDLAREALKRRKSFADNANTLKAQLDQQKGVVDNLVSNTRLLESKIQEARSKKDTLKARAQSAKTATKVSEMVGNVNTSSALSAFEKMEEKVLAMESQAEAIGQLTTDDLEGKFALLESSSVDDDLANLKKELSGSSKKGELPPGRTAAPSSNKAYPFRDSEIEMELNELRRKAKDF, from the exons atggccacaaaattgcAGATATTTACAGGATTCCCCATGGCATCAACGCCTGCCTCTTCGTTCCAAGCCTCTTCTTCAAGCTCCTACAGTCTCGCTATGGTCAGAAAACCTCTCACCACTTCCTTCTTTAATGGTGGAG tgGGGGCTCTAAAAGTTGAAGTGATTAGGGTTGCTCCTTCCAATCGACCACATTATTCTAGGCAGCGTGGAGGTGCCCTTGGTGCCCGTATGAACCTATTTGACAGGTTTGCTAGAGTTGTCAAG TCATATGCAAATGCACTCATAAGTACTTTTGAAGATCCTGAGAAAATCTTGGAGCAAGCAGTTCTTGAAATGAATGATGACTTGACAAAGATGCGTCAAGCCACAGCACAA GTGTTGGCATCTCAAAAGCGATTGGAAAATAAGTACAAAGCTGCTGAACAAGCTTCTGAGGACTG GTACCGCAAAGCACAATTAGCTCTTCAAAAAGGAGAGGAGGATCTTGCACGTGAAGCTCTGAAGAGGCGTAAATCTTTCGCT GATAATGCTAATACTTTGAAAGCTCAACTTGATCAACAAAAAGGTGTTGTTGATAATCTTGTGTCTAATACACGG CTTTTAGAGAGCAAGATACAGGAGGCAAGGTCGAAAAAAGATACTCTTAAAGCACGTGCTCAGTCTGCAAA GACTGCAACTAAAGTGAGTGAGATGGTGGGGAATGTCAATACAAGTAGTGCTCTTTCAGCTTTTGAAAAGATGGAAGAGAAAG TCTTAGCAATGGAATCCCAGGCAGAAGCTATTGGCCAATTAACTACTGATGATCTAGAAGGAAAG TTTGCGTTGCTAGAGAGCTCTTCAGTTGACGATGATCTTGCAAACTTGAAGAAAGAACTATCTGGTAGTTCAAAG AAAGGAGAGCTCCCACCTGGAAGAACTGCTGCTCCGAGTTCGAACAAGGCATATCCATTTCGAGATTCTGAAATTGAGATGGAGCTTAATGAATTGAGAAGAAAAGCCAAGGACTTCTGA